In the genome of Actinomycetes bacterium, the window ATCCTCGACCCCGACGTCGAGGAGCGCACCGTCGGTCCCGCTCTCGACCAGTTCCTGACCGTCGTGAAGAAGGACGGCGGCGACGTCGAGAAGGTCGACATCTGGGGCCGTCGCCGGATGTCCTTCGAGATCAGGAAGAAGGCAGAAGGCATCTACGCCGTCGTCGACCTGCAGGCCGAGCCGGCGACCGTCAAGGAGCTCGACCGCCAGCTCAACCTCAACGAGGCCGTGCTGCGCACCAAGGTCATCCGCCCCGACCAGCGCTGAGCGAAGGAGCCACCGAACATGGCCGCAGGCGACACCGTCATCACCCTCG includes:
- the rpsF gene encoding 30S ribosomal protein S6 is translated as MRHYELMVILDPDVEERTVGPALDQFLTVVKKDGGDVEKVDIWGRRRMSFEIRKKAEGIYAVVDLQAEPATVKELDRQLNLNEAVLRTKVIRPDQR